A region from the Sutcliffiella horikoshii genome encodes:
- a CDS encoding AzlC family ABC transporter permease, translating to MATTIAARKTSSFRNGLQAGVSIAIGYIPIAITFGLLAKSAGLTVTETVLMSLLVFAGAAQYMSLNMIVLGSGVFEIVMTTFILNIRHFLMSASLNEKVEEKSLWKKSLFSFGITDETFSVTATKEGTIKTGYMFGVILIAYSSWVVSSGIGHVIGSSLPSSLQESMAVALYAMFVGLLMPSLKKHRKVVMLAGAAAILNSVFSLVIGIAAGWSIVLATITSAVGIEILYAKWSKEENADE from the coding sequence GTGGCAACGACCATCGCAGCTAGAAAAACCTCTTCTTTTCGAAACGGGTTGCAGGCTGGTGTCAGCATCGCAATCGGATACATACCTATTGCCATTACGTTCGGACTATTGGCAAAATCCGCTGGTTTAACAGTTACGGAAACGGTCCTGATGAGCTTGCTCGTTTTCGCAGGAGCGGCACAATATATGTCTTTGAATATGATTGTGTTGGGGTCTGGAGTATTTGAAATTGTCATGACCACATTTATTTTAAACATCCGTCATTTCCTGATGAGCGCTTCCCTCAATGAGAAGGTGGAAGAGAAGAGCCTCTGGAAAAAATCACTCTTTTCTTTTGGTATTACAGATGAAACCTTTTCTGTCACCGCTACCAAAGAGGGAACCATAAAGACAGGGTACATGTTCGGAGTAATCTTAATCGCCTATTCCAGCTGGGTGGTAAGCTCAGGAATCGGGCATGTCATCGGGAGCAGTTTACCTTCATCCCTTCAGGAAAGCATGGCGGTTGCCCTTTATGCCATGTTTGTCGGCTTGTTGATGCCTTCCTTAAAAAAGCACCGTAAAGTGGTGATGCTTGCAGGCGCTGCGGCTATTCTTAATTCTGTATTTTCTTTGGTGATTGGTATTGCTGCTGGATGGTCCATCGTCCTTGCGACCATTACGAGTGCTGTTGGGATAGAAATTTTATATGCAAAATGGTCAAAGGAGGAAAATGCAGATGAATAG
- a CDS encoding AzlD domain-containing protein, translating into MNSTILIMIVGMALVTYLPRLIPFVMFQGKELPPFIQAVLKNVPYATLGALIVPGIFLINEDIMYGVIGATVAFIVAYFGANVILVVVSSIAALSVYSWLVG; encoded by the coding sequence ATGAATAGTACCATCCTCATTATGATCGTCGGCATGGCTTTAGTCACCTATCTTCCAAGACTGATACCGTTTGTCATGTTTCAGGGCAAGGAGCTGCCGCCATTCATACAGGCAGTATTGAAGAATGTTCCCTATGCAACACTAGGGGCCCTTATTGTTCCTGGCATCTTCCTGATCAATGAAGATATTATGTATGGCGTGATTGGCGCAACAGTAGCATTTATTGTCGCTTATTTCGGTGCAAACGTCATTTTGGTTGTAGTCAGCTCCATTGCAGCTTTGAGTGTGTATTCCTGGCTGGTTGGCTAA
- a CDS encoding M48 family metallopeptidase, which yields MKKTVSLTLVGYILYALAVTFYIWVGADTSLPAELAGTKADPATFLSNKELMITEEYSKIRNTIYFLTLPVEWIFYFLLLVLGGARAIQGWAEKVTKYKTLQTGIYLFWLTFFSTVIHYPLSYLRYFLSKDYGITVQSYSGWMRDQVVGFWEGILIMWIVVLLLYVLIRKFSKWWWAIAWSCFIPLVFFMMYIQPVVIDPLYNDFTELQDKELEEKILDLASEADIPADRVYEVNMAEKTNSINAYVTGVGGNSRIVLWDTLLNRLKEEEILFIMAHEMGHYDMNHIVIGITGYIVFSFFAFYLIHLSAGRLLNRFGQRWKINSLNQLASLPLLLLLVSLLLFLASPVTNAVSRYQEHRADVYAIELTGNAEPAIEAFQEITRSSLSEVNPPALVKFFRYTHPSMVDRIAYLERYVKEE from the coding sequence GTGAAAAAAACGGTTTCTCTAACGTTGGTCGGCTACATTCTCTATGCTTTAGCAGTGACATTTTACATATGGGTGGGAGCAGATACCTCCCTTCCGGCTGAACTTGCAGGAACAAAAGCGGATCCAGCCACTTTTCTAAGTAACAAGGAACTGATGATTACAGAAGAGTATTCTAAAATACGAAATACCATCTATTTTCTGACGCTTCCAGTGGAATGGATTTTTTATTTCCTTCTTCTTGTTTTAGGTGGCGCAAGGGCCATTCAAGGATGGGCGGAGAAAGTCACAAAATATAAAACGCTTCAGACAGGAATCTATCTTTTTTGGCTGACTTTTTTTAGCACGGTTATTCATTATCCACTGAGCTATTTACGTTATTTTCTCTCAAAAGATTATGGCATTACAGTTCAGTCTTATTCCGGCTGGATGCGTGACCAGGTTGTAGGATTTTGGGAAGGAATTCTTATTATGTGGATAGTGGTTCTTCTTCTCTATGTGCTTATCCGTAAATTTTCTAAATGGTGGTGGGCGATTGCCTGGTCATGTTTCATACCACTTGTATTTTTCATGATGTATATCCAACCGGTTGTCATAGATCCTTTATACAATGATTTTACCGAGCTGCAAGATAAGGAGTTAGAAGAAAAGATCCTGGATTTGGCTTCTGAAGCGGATATTCCTGCCGACCGAGTCTATGAAGTAAACATGGCGGAGAAAACCAATAGCATCAATGCGTATGTTACTGGAGTCGGCGGAAACTCGCGTATTGTGCTATGGGATACACTCCTGAATCGACTTAAAGAAGAGGAGATTCTGTTTATCATGGCACATGAAATGGGTCATTATGACATGAATCATATCGTAATTGGCATTACAGGATACATTGTGTTTTCTTTCTTTGCTTTTTACTTGATCCATTTGTCAGCAGGCAGGCTTCTAAACAGATTCGGTCAGAGGTGGAAAATCAATAGCTTAAACCAACTTGCCTCACTACCGCTATTATTGTTGCTGGTATCTTTGTTGCTTTTTCTTGCAAGTCCTGTAACAAATGCAGTATCTCGATATCAGGAACACAGGGCAGATGTGTATGCCATAGAACTAACCGGAAATGCAGAACCCGCTATTGAAGCATTTCAAGAAATTACGAGATCTAGTTTAAGTGAAGTGAACCCTCCTGCCTTAGTGAAGTTTTTTCGATATACCCATCCTTCAATGGTGGACAGAATCGCCTATTTAGAGCGGTATGTAAAAGAAGAGTGA
- the aceB gene encoding malate synthase A gives MNTGTTGISVTGQMNNGYETVLTQEALSFIEKLHHNFNKRRKELLAERKERQARIDRGEQLNFLDSTKAIRTSDWKVNEIPQDLQDRRVEITGPVDRKMIIHALNSGAKVFMADFEDASSPTWSNMIEGQINLRDANQRKIDFTASNGKEYKLNKEIATLLVRPRGWHLEEKHIQVNNESVSGSLFDFGLYFFHNAKVLQENGSAPYFYLPKLESHQEARLWNDVFVFAQKKLGIEQGTIKATVLIETITAAFEMDEILYELKEHAAGLNCGRWDYIFSFIKKFRNDPSFLLPDRSQVTMAVPFMRAYTQLVIQTCHKRGAFAIGGMAAQIPVKNDEEANTQAFAKVREDKLREVKDGHDGTWVAHPSLVPVALEVFNEHMEGQNQLHIKREDVIADPSELVQIPEGTITEDGLRKNIHVGMEYIAAWLDGSGAVPIFHLMEDAATAEISRSQVWQWVRHPEAKLEDGTQITLALVKQLVQEEKQAIIEKVGPDRFSKGKLDQAATLFENLIKDDNFAEFLTLPAYNLLED, from the coding sequence GTGAATACTGGTACAACAGGAATCAGCGTTACAGGTCAAATGAACAATGGCTATGAAACTGTACTAACACAGGAAGCATTATCTTTCATCGAGAAGCTCCATCACAACTTCAATAAACGCAGAAAAGAATTATTAGCAGAAAGAAAAGAGAGGCAAGCAAGGATTGATCGAGGAGAACAATTAAACTTCCTTGATAGCACAAAAGCTATTCGAACAAGTGATTGGAAAGTGAATGAAATTCCGCAAGACCTTCAAGACAGAAGGGTGGAAATAACGGGGCCGGTTGACCGCAAGATGATTATTCATGCACTTAACTCCGGAGCAAAGGTGTTTATGGCGGACTTTGAGGATGCCTCCTCGCCAACTTGGAGCAACATGATAGAAGGACAAATCAATTTACGCGATGCAAACCAACGCAAAATTGACTTCACGGCTTCAAACGGCAAAGAGTACAAACTGAACAAAGAAATCGCCACCCTTCTTGTCAGGCCAAGAGGCTGGCATCTAGAAGAAAAACATATTCAAGTCAACAACGAATCAGTTTCAGGAAGCCTTTTCGACTTTGGGTTGTATTTCTTCCATAACGCCAAGGTCCTTCAGGAAAATGGAAGCGCTCCATATTTTTATCTTCCAAAGCTTGAAAGTCACCAGGAGGCAAGACTATGGAATGATGTGTTTGTATTTGCCCAGAAAAAATTGGGCATCGAACAAGGGACGATTAAAGCAACGGTATTAATTGAAACCATCACGGCAGCATTTGAAATGGATGAGATACTGTACGAACTGAAAGAGCATGCTGCAGGTCTTAACTGTGGGCGATGGGATTACATTTTCAGCTTTATCAAGAAGTTCAGAAATGATCCATCCTTCCTTTTGCCGGATAGAAGCCAAGTAACGATGGCAGTCCCATTCATGAGAGCCTATACCCAATTAGTCATACAGACCTGCCATAAACGTGGTGCCTTTGCAATTGGCGGTATGGCAGCACAGATACCAGTAAAGAATGATGAAGAAGCTAACACACAAGCATTTGCAAAAGTAAGGGAAGATAAACTCCGAGAAGTGAAAGATGGACATGATGGAACGTGGGTGGCACACCCGTCATTGGTTCCGGTGGCATTGGAAGTCTTCAATGAACATATGGAAGGTCAGAATCAATTGCACATAAAAAGAGAAGATGTCATAGCTGATCCTAGTGAGCTTGTCCAGATTCCTGAAGGTACGATAACAGAAGATGGTTTGCGGAAAAATATTCATGTTGGGATGGAGTATATTGCCGCATGGTTGGATGGAAGTGGCGCGGTACCAATCTTTCACCTGATGGAAGATGCAGCTACAGCAGAAATATCCAGATCCCAAGTATGGCAATGGGTTAGACATCCAGAAGCCAAATTAGAGGATGGTACACAAATTACACTTGCGTTGGTCAAACAACTGGTTCAGGAAGAAAAACAGGCCATCATAGAAAAAGTAGGTCCTGACCGCTTTTCAAAAGGGAAGCTGGATCAAGCTGCCACTCTTTTTGAAAACCTAATCAAAGATGATAACTTTGCTGAGTTTTTAACACTTCCAGCTTACAATTTATTGGAAGATTAA
- the aceA gene encoding isocitrate lyase, which yields MRREERIAQLEESWELEQRWNGIERPYSAEEVLRLRGSIDIEHTLAKRGAQKLWDLLHTQDYVHALGALTGNQAIQQVKAGLKAIYLSGWQVAADANLSGHMYPDQSLYPANSVPHVVKRINQALQRADQIQYLEGSEEVDYFAPIVADAEAGFGGQLNVFELMKGMIESGASGVHFEDQLSSEKKCGHLGGKVLLPTQTAVKNLISARLAADVMGAPTVLIARTDADAADLITSDIDENDHAFLTGERTAEGFYRTKAGIDQAIARGLAYAPYADLIWCETSEPNLEQARAFAEAIHEKFPGKLLAYNCSPSFNWKAKLDDATIETFQQQIAQFGYKFQFVTLAGFHALNHGMFELARGYRDRGMGAYSKLQQAEFESEQYGYTATRHQREVGTGYFDEVAKLVSGGTSSTTALSGSTEEAQFYQAKK from the coding sequence ATGAGAAGAGAAGAAAGAATTGCACAGTTAGAAGAAAGCTGGGAATTGGAACAACGATGGAATGGCATTGAAAGACCCTATTCTGCAGAGGAAGTGTTGCGTCTTAGAGGTTCCATTGATATTGAACACACATTGGCAAAAAGAGGAGCACAAAAACTTTGGGATCTTCTTCATACGCAGGACTATGTTCATGCACTTGGAGCTTTAACAGGAAATCAGGCTATCCAGCAAGTAAAAGCGGGATTAAAAGCTATTTACTTAAGCGGCTGGCAAGTAGCGGCAGATGCCAACCTATCGGGTCATATGTATCCCGATCAAAGTCTCTATCCGGCAAACAGTGTGCCGCATGTAGTTAAACGAATCAATCAAGCTCTGCAACGTGCAGATCAGATTCAATACTTAGAAGGAAGCGAAGAAGTGGATTACTTTGCACCGATCGTTGCGGACGCAGAAGCAGGATTTGGTGGTCAGTTAAATGTATTTGAGTTGATGAAAGGCATGATTGAGTCCGGTGCATCTGGTGTTCACTTTGAAGATCAATTGTCTTCAGAGAAAAAGTGTGGCCATCTTGGTGGGAAAGTATTATTGCCAACCCAAACGGCTGTGAAAAACTTGATCTCAGCACGTCTTGCTGCAGATGTTATGGGTGCTCCGACGGTCTTGATTGCCAGAACGGATGCGGATGCGGCAGATCTTATTACAAGTGATATTGATGAGAACGATCATGCTTTCTTGACTGGTGAGAGAACAGCTGAGGGATTCTATCGAACAAAGGCCGGCATTGACCAAGCGATAGCCCGTGGCCTTGCTTATGCACCATATGCGGATTTGATCTGGTGTGAAACGTCCGAACCTAACCTAGAACAGGCAAGAGCTTTTGCGGAAGCGATTCACGAAAAGTTCCCTGGTAAACTGTTGGCTTATAACTGTTCGCCATCTTTCAACTGGAAAGCAAAATTGGATGATGCCACCATTGAAACATTCCAGCAGCAGATCGCCCAGTTCGGCTATAAATTCCAATTTGTAACTTTAGCAGGATTCCATGCCTTGAATCATGGCATGTTCGAGCTTGCAAGAGGATATCGTGACCGTGGGATGGGAGCATATTCCAAGTTGCAACAAGCCGAGTTCGAAAGTGAGCAATATGGCTATACGGCAACCCGTCATCAACGCGAAGTAGGAACAGGGTATTTTGATGAAGTGGCGAAGCTTGTTTCCGGTGGAACATCCTCTACCACTGCACTGAGCGGCTCAACAGAAGAAGCGCAATTTTATCAAGCGAAAAAATAA
- a CDS encoding IDEAL domain-containing protein yields MKNEKSYTELMKAKKMNKKVSVEAYMMNVYVQMIIDESLFHYHKNLLQEKIDSALDANDPSQFHLLSARYKKFLNDWGVSA; encoded by the coding sequence ATGAAGAATGAGAAGTCTTATACGGAATTGATGAAAGCGAAAAAGATGAACAAGAAAGTGTCCGTTGAAGCCTATATGATGAATGTGTATGTCCAGATGATCATTGATGAGTCTTTATTCCACTACCACAAAAACCTTCTGCAAGAGAAAATTGACAGTGCCTTGGATGCCAATGACCCTTCTCAGTTCCACTTACTTTCCGCCAGATATAAAAAATTCCTGAACGATTGGGGCGTTTCTGCTTAG